From Bacillus sp. Bos-x628, the proteins below share one genomic window:
- a CDS encoding CotO family spore coat protein, translated as MSNKGDENQKPLMYIVQPSYDESKPVMQDIVRKRKKSEKPPTNKKSSEEPIEEILQEPVTQEIEKKKEDESKALHQEADIIQETEKQPAAVFHETKEEPRRKRVKKPLSQMTIDEKVDFLTSLPHNMPRALCLIEAEGKTYRGIVMERHDDAVIIRTAGGGNPVELTIDQISSIHPLGF; from the coding sequence ATGTCAAATAAAGGTGATGAGAATCAAAAGCCGCTCATGTATATTGTTCAGCCGAGCTATGATGAATCAAAGCCGGTCATGCAGGATATTGTCAGAAAACGAAAGAAGTCAGAAAAACCGCCAACCAACAAAAAAAGCAGTGAAGAGCCGATTGAAGAAATTTTGCAGGAACCTGTTACCCAGGAGATAGAGAAGAAAAAGGAAGACGAATCAAAAGCGCTTCACCAAGAAGCGGACATTATACAAGAAACAGAAAAACAGCCAGCAGCCGTTTTTCATGAAACAAAAGAAGAGCCGAGAAGAAAAAGAGTAAAAAAACCACTAAGTCAAATGACCATTGACGAGAAAGTGGATTTTCTCACCAGTCTGCCTCATAATATGCCAAGAGCTCTTTGCTTGATTGAGGCGGAGGGGAAAACTTACAGAGGTATTGTGATGGAAAGGCACGATGATGCAGTGATCATTCGAACAGCGGGTGGAGGAAATCCGGTTGAATTAACAATTGATCAAATTTCTTCCATTCATCCGCTTGGATTTTAA
- a CDS encoding thiazole biosynthesis adenylyltransferase ThiF gives MSTRYSRQELFQPIGTEGQKRLLASKVVIIGAGALGTASAEMLVRAGVGSVIIADRDYIEWSNLQRQQLYTEQDVQDRLPKAVAAESRLKLVNSEVKVKGLVMDVTAQNIDELIYDASIVIDAADNFEVRMIVNDAAIKHHVPFLYGACVASYGVSFTVIPGETPCLHCLLEHLPAQGMTCDTAGIIGPAVQQVASYQVADALKYLTGHQVTPILRSFDLWTNERADIRSVLSLKKEQCPSCGLHTYPFLSYDRQAKADVLCGRNTVQIRNAAQTPPPLNEVALRLKAAGMDVLENPYLLSCQKGEFKLVLFKDGRALIHGTSDIAKARTIYHQWIG, from the coding sequence TTGAGCACTCGTTATTCACGCCAAGAGCTCTTTCAACCCATTGGCACAGAAGGTCAAAAGCGGCTTCTTGCTTCCAAAGTAGTTATTATTGGAGCGGGAGCACTTGGGACAGCAAGTGCTGAAATGCTTGTACGTGCTGGAGTGGGCTCTGTGATCATTGCGGACAGAGATTATATAGAATGGAGCAACCTTCAGCGCCAGCAGCTATATACAGAACAGGATGTACAAGATCGGCTGCCAAAGGCAGTGGCGGCTGAATCGAGATTAAAACTTGTCAACAGTGAGGTCAAGGTGAAAGGGCTCGTCATGGATGTGACAGCTCAAAACATTGATGAACTCATCTATGATGCTTCCATTGTCATCGATGCAGCGGATAATTTTGAGGTGCGGATGATTGTGAATGATGCTGCAATAAAACACCATGTTCCTTTTCTTTACGGGGCATGTGTGGCCAGTTATGGGGTTAGTTTTACCGTTATACCTGGTGAGACGCCGTGTTTACACTGCTTGCTTGAGCATTTACCTGCACAAGGTATGACGTGTGATACAGCAGGTATTATTGGTCCTGCTGTGCAACAAGTGGCATCATATCAGGTAGCTGATGCGCTAAAGTATTTAACTGGACATCAAGTCACACCGATATTACGATCTTTTGACTTATGGACAAATGAACGTGCTGATATTCGTTCCGTTTTGTCATTAAAGAAAGAACAATGCCCAAGCTGTGGACTTCACACATATCCATTTCTTTCATATGATCGCCAAGCGAAGGCAGATGTGCTTTGCGGCCGCAATACAGTGCAAATCCGCAACGCCGCACAAACACCGCCGCCCTTAAACGAAGTGGCTCTTCGGTTAAAGGCAGCAGGAATGGATGTGCTTGAAAATCCGTATCTTCTTTCATGTCAAAAGGGTGAATTCAAGCTCGTGCTGTTCAAGGATGGTAGAGCGCTTATACACGGAACAAGTGATATTGCCAAAGCAAGAACGATTTATCATCAATGGATTGGTTAG
- a CDS encoding spore coat protein, protein MTEENEKKGFNINTDVDPLTSLLVSDILKKNNVTDDQKANITEDQRKMILKLVEDLQKKANDFVEQQQEKKRLAEAAKQAEAIEEKPSPRSTRRRKSLRSRIQQRKEGQ, encoded by the coding sequence GTGACTGAAGAGAACGAAAAAAAGGGGTTTAACATCAACACTGATGTTGATCCATTAACAAGCCTGCTTGTCAGTGATATTTTAAAGAAAAACAATGTCACAGATGATCAGAAGGCAAATATTACAGAAGATCAAAGAAAGATGATTTTGAAATTAGTGGAGGATCTACAAAAAAAGGCAAATGATTTCGTAGAACAACAGCAGGAGAAAAAACGTTTAGCAGAAGCTGCAAAACAAGCTGAAGCAATTGAAGAAAAACCAAGTCCTAGAAGTACAAGACGTAGAAAATCTTTAAGAAGCCGTATTCAACAGCGAAAAGAAGGGCAATAA
- a CDS encoding spore coat protein yields the protein MKVLSIEESAELLYTQLLNELISNYDDFIEIKNSENVTIHKTDVIAALSLQATVTTIIALLIQILVADDELAEEITDQLLSTQQVTVKKKTVIQIINCHNVTITVSDASILNSVQILTQTLNVLLVEAGIL from the coding sequence GTGAAAGTATTGTCTATTGAAGAAAGTGCTGAATTATTATACACACAACTGTTAAACGAATTAATCAGCAATTATGATGATTTCATTGAAATCAAAAATTCTGAAAATGTCACGATTCATAAAACAGATGTAATAGCTGCACTCTCCCTTCAAGCGACCGTTACGACAATCATTGCTCTTTTAATTCAAATCCTTGTAGCAGACGATGAATTGGCTGAAGAAATCACAGATCAACTTTTATCCACACAACAAGTAACAGTAAAAAAGAAGACTGTAATTCAAATCATCAATTGTCATAACGTCACGATTACAGTATCTGACGCATCCATTCTAAACTCCGTACAAATTCTCACTCAAACACTGAATGTGCTTTTGGTTGAAGCCGGCATTCTTTGA
- a CDS encoding ATP-dependent helicase — MKCARRHDQTISLHTYSREHYQFLHDEGKKGHLFCIYCGNPVIFRLNIHEEPAFIHKQIFQQEVCEKAAEQEETEATSKDTSSYKELGGFRFPTGKQITSQQKETVKWQKPRTIELGEAFQKENEKTHTIDLFPHITFSAPQLQAVTHTDGPMLVLAGAGSGKTRVLTARAAYLISQQEIPAHHILLVTFTTKASNEMKERLRTQYHLHPSQANQVVIGTFHSLFYKMLLHDDPSKWNGQHLIKFDWQKEQYIRKAIMKEGLEEKDYPTDHILQSIGFWKNAYLPDELPDLKDEKEKQIWTIYQSYEKQKRDNQQFDFDDMAIACLQMLSEKPGLLKRYQERFKYILVDEFQDINPVQYKLIQLLAGDSEQLFCVGDDDQAIYAFRGSNPAFILHFKKDYPSANIVHLHANYRSHHTIVASADAIIKKNQHRYVKTLKAVRSEKTPPILFYPYDEEEEATMIVSDIQEKITNGARPNDFCVLFRTNTGGRAIYERLHQSAIPYQTDNGVKAFYSRRIVRMLLAFLSLSQDADDIAAIKLLLPIFFLKQQTLNTLKALTITEDCSMVEALGKLTDIQPFQRKKLQSIVLLFQTLRTLKPSDAVTLIEQKMGLGDYLKKRANDTSVLEKGADDVRDVKTAAKRFETIEAFLSHAEHMKSKEKEKTDESGVQLMTIHRAKGLEFQTVYITCTVDGALPHDFALDELRNGHEEAIEEERRLLYVAMTRAQQSLYLSVPSFRRGKTAHRSRFLYPLLKKNSEMFTQKQQAPL, encoded by the coding sequence TTGAAATGCGCAAGACGACATGATCAAACAATCTCATTACATACATATTCGAGAGAACATTATCAATTCCTCCATGACGAGGGAAAAAAAGGGCACTTATTTTGTATATATTGCGGAAATCCCGTCATTTTCAGATTAAATATACACGAAGAGCCTGCGTTTATACATAAACAAATCTTTCAGCAAGAGGTGTGTGAAAAAGCGGCTGAACAAGAAGAGACCGAAGCAACATCAAAAGACACTTCTTCTTATAAGGAACTTGGCGGTTTCCGTTTTCCAACTGGCAAGCAAATTACCTCACAGCAAAAGGAGACTGTAAAATGGCAGAAGCCAAGAACCATTGAACTTGGTGAAGCCTTTCAAAAAGAAAATGAAAAAACACATACCATTGACCTCTTCCCTCATATCACCTTTAGCGCGCCGCAACTCCAAGCTGTCACCCATACAGACGGTCCGATGCTCGTGCTCGCTGGTGCCGGCAGTGGCAAAACAAGGGTTCTGACTGCAAGAGCAGCATACCTGATTTCACAACAAGAAATACCTGCACACCATATTTTACTGGTGACGTTCACAACAAAAGCAAGTAATGAGATGAAAGAAAGACTGCGTACACAATATCACCTTCATCCATCACAAGCAAATCAAGTCGTCATTGGCACTTTTCATAGTCTCTTTTATAAAATGCTGCTGCATGATGATCCTAGCAAATGGAACGGCCAGCACTTGATCAAGTTTGACTGGCAAAAGGAACAGTACATTCGGAAAGCAATCATGAAGGAAGGACTTGAGGAGAAGGACTATCCCACAGATCATATTCTGCAATCTATCGGCTTTTGGAAAAATGCCTATTTACCCGATGAACTTCCTGACCTTAAGGACGAAAAAGAAAAACAAATATGGACCATCTATCAATCTTATGAAAAACAGAAACGAGACAATCAGCAATTTGATTTCGACGACATGGCCATTGCGTGCTTACAGATGCTTTCCGAAAAACCAGGTCTATTAAAACGCTATCAGGAAAGATTCAAGTATATTTTAGTGGATGAATTTCAGGATATTAATCCTGTCCAATACAAGTTAATACAGCTTTTAGCTGGAGATTCAGAACAACTGTTTTGTGTAGGAGATGATGATCAAGCGATTTATGCCTTTAGGGGAAGCAATCCTGCTTTTATTCTTCATTTTAAGAAAGATTATCCTTCAGCCAATATCGTTCATTTACATGCGAATTACCGCTCTCATCATACCATTGTCGCAAGTGCAGATGCCATTATTAAGAAAAACCAGCATCGCTATGTCAAGACCTTAAAAGCAGTTCGTTCTGAAAAAACACCTCCCATCCTCTTTTATCCATATGACGAGGAAGAGGAGGCCACCATGATAGTTTCAGATATTCAGGAAAAAATCACAAACGGTGCAAGACCGAATGACTTCTGTGTATTATTTCGAACCAATACGGGAGGACGAGCCATTTATGAACGGCTCCATCAATCAGCCATTCCGTATCAGACCGATAATGGCGTCAAAGCCTTTTACAGTAGGCGAATTGTTCGGATGCTGCTCGCTTTTCTTTCTTTAAGTCAAGATGCAGATGATATCGCTGCGATAAAACTGCTGCTTCCTATCTTCTTTTTAAAGCAACAAACGCTTAACACACTCAAGGCGCTGACCATCACAGAAGACTGTTCAATGGTAGAAGCACTTGGAAAACTAACTGACATCCAGCCTTTCCAGCGTAAAAAGTTGCAATCTATCGTTCTTCTTTTCCAAACCTTACGGACATTAAAGCCGTCCGATGCTGTAACCTTGATCGAGCAAAAAATGGGGCTTGGTGATTATTTAAAAAAGCGAGCGAACGATACAAGTGTTCTTGAAAAAGGAGCAGATGATGTGCGCGATGTGAAAACAGCAGCGAAACGTTTTGAAACGATTGAAGCCTTTCTATCACATGCCGAACACATGAAGTCAAAAGAAAAGGAAAAAACAGACGAATCAGGTGTTCAGCTCATGACGATACACCGTGCAAAAGGACTTGAATTCCAAACAGTGTACATCACTTGTACTGTCGACGGAGCGCTGCCTCACGATTTTGCACTAGATGAACTGAGAAATGGTCATGAAGAAGCCATTGAAGAAGAGCGCCGTTTATTATACGTCGCTATGACAAGAGCACAGCAATCCCTTTATCTGTCCGTTCCTTCATTTAGAAGAGGAAAAACAGCCCATCGTTCTCGCTTTTTATATCCTCTTCTTAAAAAAAACAGTGAAATGTTCACTCAAAAACAACAGGCCCCCCTTTGA
- a CDS encoding stage VI sporulation protein F: protein MDNKFFKSVENKTGVNMNDVFKLAGSLQNANFKDEATVRGVIKKVAQLANKRVPQELEDKIVQSITSGKEKLDFNTISKMMNNKK, encoded by the coding sequence ATGGATAATAAATTTTTTAAAAGTGTAGAAAATAAAACGGGTGTGAATATGAATGATGTCTTTAAGCTTGCTGGTTCATTGCAAAATGCCAACTTTAAAGATGAGGCGACCGTTCGAGGAGTCATTAAAAAAGTAGCGCAGCTTGCGAATAAGCGTGTACCTCAAGAACTTGAAGACAAAATTGTTCAATCAATTACAAGCGGGAAAGAAAAGCTAGATTTCAATACGATCTCTAAAATGATGAACAACAAAAAATAA
- a CDS encoding YjcZ family sporulation protein: MSCYGYGGGYGGGYGGGYGSTFVLVVVLFILLIIVGASFFN; this comes from the coding sequence ATGAGTTGTTACGGTTACGGTGGCGGCTATGGCGGCGGTTACGGCGGTGGCTATGGGTCAACGTTTGTCCTTGTCGTCGTGTTGTTCATTCTTTTAATCATTGTTGGTGCTTCTTTCTTTAACTAA
- a CDS encoding thiazole synthase, whose protein sequence is MLHIGGKTFTSRLLLGTGKYPSFEVQKEAVDVSEAEILTFAVRRMNIFEASQPNFLEQLDLSRFTLLPNTAGASTAEEAVRIARLAKASGLCDMIKVEVIGCSRSLLPDPVETLRASEMLLEEGFIVLPYTSDDVVLARKLEELGVHAIMPGASPIGSGQGLLNPLNLSFIIEQAKVPVIIDAGVGSPKDAAYAMELGADGVLLNTAVSGAKDPVKMAKAMKLAIESGRLGYEAGRIPLKNYGTASSPQEGMPAF, encoded by the coding sequence ATGCTACACATTGGCGGAAAAACATTCACATCAAGACTATTACTTGGTACAGGGAAATATCCATCATTTGAGGTTCAAAAGGAAGCTGTTGATGTGTCAGAAGCAGAAATTTTGACCTTTGCTGTGCGAAGAATGAATATTTTTGAAGCATCACAGCCTAATTTTTTAGAGCAGCTCGATCTTTCAAGATTTACGCTTCTTCCGAATACAGCTGGCGCAAGTACTGCTGAAGAAGCGGTGCGAATTGCTCGTCTAGCGAAAGCATCAGGGCTTTGTGACATGATCAAGGTGGAAGTGATTGGCTGTTCAAGATCTCTTCTTCCAGACCCTGTGGAGACGTTAAGAGCATCTGAAATGTTACTGGAAGAAGGATTTATTGTTTTGCCGTATACATCGGATGATGTGGTACTTGCAAGAAAGTTAGAAGAACTGGGTGTACATGCGATTATGCCAGGTGCTTCTCCAATCGGGTCAGGTCAAGGCTTACTAAACCCTTTGAATCTCTCATTTATTATCGAGCAAGCGAAGGTTCCAGTCATTATTGATGCTGGTGTTGGTTCTCCGAAGGATGCTGCCTATGCCATGGAATTAGGAGCTGACGGTGTTTTACTCAATACAGCTGTCTCGGGAGCAAAGGATCCAGTAAAAATGGCAAAAGCCATGAAGCTGGCGATTGAATCAGGAAGACTAGGCTACGAGGCAGGACGTATCCCATTGAAAAACTATGGTACGGCAAGCAGTCCGCAGGAAGGAATGCCAGCGTTTTGA
- a CDS encoding CotY/CotZ family spore coat protein: MSCGKHHGRHDENCVCDAVDKILAEQEAVEDKCPTSCYSNLLSPTVSGKDTIPFLLFDKKGGLFSTFGNIGGFVDDCQCFESIFFRVEKLNDCCATLSVLRPVDVHGHTLSVCHPCDQDFFGLEKTEFCIEVDLNCFCAIQCLNPELVDRVLPTKDKKHHHHG, encoded by the coding sequence ATGAGCTGCGGAAAACACCATGGCCGACATGATGAAAACTGTGTATGCGATGCGGTTGATAAGATTTTAGCAGAGCAGGAAGCTGTAGAAGATAAATGTCCTACGAGCTGCTACAGTAATTTATTAAGCCCAACAGTTTCTGGGAAAGATACGATTCCGTTTTTACTTTTTGATAAAAAGGGCGGATTGTTTTCTACTTTCGGAAACATTGGAGGATTTGTAGATGATTGCCAATGCTTTGAATCCATCTTCTTCCGGGTTGAAAAATTAAATGACTGCTGTGCCACATTATCTGTTTTAAGACCTGTCGATGTGCACGGACATACGCTGAGCGTGTGTCACCCTTGTGATCAAGACTTCTTCGGTTTAGAAAAAACGGAATTTTGTATCGAAGTTGATTTAAACTGCTTCTGCGCTATTCAATGTTTAAATCCAGAACTTGTAGACAGAGTACTGCCAACTAAAGATAAAAAGCATCATCACCACGGTTAA
- a CDS encoding CotY/CotZ family spore coat protein, whose product MSRNQSWNCVAEAVENINDLQNAVEEKCPSSCYSNLLSPSHSLGDTVPFVLFTSKSKPFVAFGNVGEVDAGPCFSTAFFRVEHISDHCATLSLLIAFDKDRHILDFTDQDAVCDVFRLEKSNYCIEVDLDCFCAIECLNPRLINRRH is encoded by the coding sequence ATGAGCCGCAATCAATCATGGAACTGTGTAGCAGAGGCTGTTGAAAATATAAACGACTTACAAAATGCTGTCGAAGAAAAATGCCCAAGTAGCTGTTATAGCAATCTCCTTTCCCCTTCACATTCATTAGGCGACACTGTCCCATTTGTCCTATTTACCTCAAAATCAAAACCGTTCGTCGCATTTGGAAACGTCGGAGAGGTAGATGCAGGACCTTGCTTCAGCACTGCATTTTTCAGAGTCGAACACATCTCTGATCACTGTGCAACACTCAGCTTGCTTATTGCATTTGACAAAGACCGTCATATTTTAGATTTTACAGATCAAGATGCCGTATGTGATGTGTTCCGATTAGAAAAATCAAATTACTGCATCGAAGTAGATCTTGACTGCTTCTGCGCAATTGAGTGCTTAAATCCAAGACTCATCAACCGTAGGCATTAA
- the thiD gene encoding bifunctional hydroxymethylpyrimidine kinase/phosphomethylpyrimidine kinase has translation MTIKKALTIAGSDSGGGAGIQADLKTFQELGVYGMSAITAVTAQNTLGVHGIYPLSVAALQSQIDAVAADLMPDAVKTGMLWSADMIQAVAEKTVQYQLKLIVDPVMIAKGGASLLNEDAVSALKQYLLPVSYAVTPNLPEAEVLTGIRIQTKEDRYLVAERLYQLGTEYIVIKGGHDPRDGLITDLLYDGKGFMEVTNEHIDTSHTHGTGCTFAAALTAEVAKGFSMREAFETAETFVHEAIKFPLNIGAGHGPTNHFAYKQNRIKG, from the coding sequence ATGACAATCAAAAAAGCGTTAACGATCGCAGGTTCAGATTCAGGCGGCGGCGCAGGGATTCAAGCAGATTTAAAAACCTTTCAGGAGCTCGGTGTGTACGGAATGTCTGCCATCACAGCCGTTACAGCGCAAAATACACTGGGCGTTCACGGAATATATCCACTTTCGGTAGCGGCATTACAAAGTCAAATAGATGCGGTAGCAGCAGATTTAATGCCGGATGCTGTCAAAACAGGGATGCTGTGGAGTGCAGACATGATTCAAGCCGTTGCTGAAAAAACTGTTCAATATCAGTTAAAACTGATTGTAGATCCAGTGATGATTGCAAAAGGCGGGGCGTCTTTATTGAATGAGGATGCTGTCTCTGCACTGAAACAGTACTTACTGCCTGTCAGCTATGCGGTTACGCCTAATCTCCCAGAGGCAGAGGTATTAACGGGGATCCGTATTCAGACAAAGGAGGATCGGTATCTGGTAGCAGAACGTCTCTATCAGCTAGGAACCGAATATATCGTGATAAAAGGCGGTCACGACCCTAGGGATGGTCTAATTACAGACTTACTTTATGATGGAAAAGGGTTTATGGAAGTGACGAATGAGCATATTGATACATCACATACACATGGAACCGGCTGTACGTTTGCAGCAGCATTAACAGCGGAAGTAGCGAAAGGGTTTTCGATGAGGGAAGCGTTTGAAACAGCGGAAACCTTTGTACATGAGGCAATCAAATTTCCTTTAAATATCGGCGCTGGGCATGGTCCAACCAATCATTTCGCTTATAAACAAAATCGAATCAAGGGATAA
- the thiS gene encoding sulfur carrier protein ThiS produces MKIQLNGRIVDFDKENGTIFDLLSAYQLENRVVIVEKNQEIIDKEAFQKEEIKPNDTIEIVHFVGGG; encoded by the coding sequence ATGAAAATTCAATTGAATGGGAGAATCGTTGATTTCGATAAAGAGAACGGCACGATTTTTGATCTCCTATCAGCCTATCAACTGGAAAACCGAGTTGTGATTGTGGAGAAAAACCAAGAAATTATTGATAAAGAAGCTTTTCAAAAAGAAGAAATCAAGCCAAATGACACGATTGAAATTGTTCACTTTGTAGGAGGAGGATGA
- a CDS encoding spore coat protein, which yields MESKPYSWVALDRNCSHHDDYDHYERKSVCNDFCDDHENILQEGDQISLTNQVSEEVIIVRDSCDIDISSIDAQVAVSIQTAIQLALVAIVNISIADGDLADQIAQDLVQLTETKQANRQKLVIENSRDVRVSTIDADVTVAVQTLVQILAALIIAIGIL from the coding sequence ATGGAATCCAAACCTTATTCTTGGGTTGCCCTTGATCGCAACTGTTCACATCACGACGATTATGACCATTACGAAAGAAAATCTGTTTGTAATGACTTCTGCGATGATCATGAAAACATTCTTCAAGAAGGCGACCAAATCTCATTGACAAATCAGGTATCTGAAGAAGTCATTATTGTAAGAGATTCTTGTGATATTGATATATCTTCTATCGATGCTCAAGTTGCCGTATCTATACAAACAGCCATTCAGCTTGCTTTAGTAGCAATTGTCAACATCTCAATCGCTGATGGTGACCTGGCAGATCAAATTGCACAAGATCTAGTTCAATTAACTGAAACTAAACAAGCAAATCGTCAGAAACTAGTTATTGAAAACTCTAGAGATGTAAGAGTTTCAACAATTGATGCAGATGTAACCGTTGCTGTTCAAACATTGGTACAAATACTAGCTGCTTTAATTATTGCAATCGGTATCCTCTAA
- a CDS encoding DUF1360 domain-containing protein translates to MSGALSFVIFALASFRLTRLIVFDTITAPFRRLFHEEKEEVNDKGETETYIIIKGKGLRSWVGELLSCYWCTGIWCTALLLAIYILFPVFSMWLNLLLAIAAAAGIIEAIVSRLVE, encoded by the coding sequence ATGAGCGGTGCTTTGTCATTTGTTATTTTTGCACTTGCATCATTTAGGCTGACGAGATTGATCGTGTTTGATACGATTACTGCCCCGTTTCGCCGTCTATTTCATGAAGAAAAAGAAGAGGTAAACGATAAAGGTGAAACCGAAACATATATTATCATTAAAGGAAAAGGACTTCGGTCATGGGTAGGAGAGTTATTGAGCTGTTATTGGTGTACTGGCATCTGGTGTACTGCTCTTTTACTTGCCATTTACATACTTTTCCCTGTATTTAGCATGTGGCTGAATTTACTATTAGCGATTGCCGCAGCAGCAGGCATAATCGAAGCAATCGTGTCGAGGCTTGTGGAATAA
- the fabI gene encoding enoyl-ACP reductase FabI has translation MNFSLEGRNIVVMGVANKRSIAWGIARSLHKAGARLIFTYVGDRLAESVKELASTLERDDSIILPCDVTSDEEIETCFATIKEKVQVIHGVAHAIAFANKEELVGEYLNTNREGFLLAHNISAYSLTAVAKAARPLMTEGGSIVTLTYLGGERVVSNYNVMGVAKAALEASVKYLAADLGAEGIRVNSISAGPIRTLSAKGISGFNTILKDIEERAPLRRTTTPEEVGDTALFLFSDLSRGMTGENLHVDSGFHIIAR, from the coding sequence ATGAACTTTTCTTTAGAAGGCCGCAATATCGTTGTCATGGGTGTTGCTAATAAACGCAGTATCGCATGGGGAATTGCACGTTCTCTTCACAAAGCAGGTGCTCGTTTAATTTTTACTTATGTGGGAGATCGTCTTGCTGAATCTGTCAAAGAACTTGCGAGCACACTTGAGCGTGATGATTCAATCATTCTTCCTTGTGACGTCACAAGTGATGAAGAAATTGAAACATGTTTTGCAACAATTAAAGAAAAAGTACAAGTGATTCACGGCGTTGCCCATGCAATTGCATTTGCAAATAAAGAAGAGCTTGTGGGTGAATATCTAAACACGAACCGTGAAGGGTTCCTTTTAGCGCACAACATTAGTGCATATTCATTAACAGCAGTTGCAAAAGCTGCACGTCCATTGATGACAGAAGGTGGAAGTATTGTGACACTTACTTACCTAGGCGGAGAGCGTGTGGTGTCTAACTACAACGTGATGGGTGTAGCGAAAGCAGCGCTTGAAGCAAGTGTGAAATATTTAGCGGCTGATTTAGGGGCAGAAGGCATACGTGTGAACAGTATCTCTGCTGGTCCAATTCGTACACTGTCTGCAAAAGGCATCAGCGGCTTTAATACCATCTTAAAGGATATTGAGGAGCGTGCACCGCTTCGCCGCACAACCACTCCAGAAGAAGTTGGCGATACGGCTTTATTTTTGTTTAGTGATCTTTCAAGAGGCATGACAGGCGAAAATCTTCATGTCGATTCAGGCTTTCATATTATTGCCCGATAA